A window of Brassica oleracea var. oleracea cultivar TO1000 unplaced genomic scaffold, BOL UnpScaffold00579, whole genome shotgun sequence contains these coding sequences:
- the LOC106319721 gene encoding uncharacterized protein LOC106319721 produces the protein MADLLHKAIRAMSIGDDEEPLTLPDEPRFRVIDENETSILGRLLNPECQSMARMIDYMPTAWRVYGRVRGIALSKDRFQFVFQREEDLQTVLKDRPWSYNHWAMALERWTANPPDDFLKTMDLWIRIRHIPVEFFTTDTMYRLASEVGKVDVIAYDPKVSQTKDYIRAKVCFNLDNPAKAFRRLNLKSGGTVNIEFEYEKIHKRCFHCLRLTHEKIRCPLLRRGGVKEKQVSNDREALPEPRPNLPIVRSSLLDEGPPGFPPMFPELSKQDQKMAMLYISHADETERRARIERVKQGIADSAAEASVRITRITNELDKGKGHVFSYQDDTLVSKKQRPLLLGAYSEGYVQSLEEGEADSLATNGSFSSAPIVVLSGFQLGPSSGGRVSGNQNASKTQRKRPPSWKRKLNTIRAQASYPAPSQHLNKAKRKSSPPPQTASENKSAKLTDPTVASVLKPLLPQ, from the coding sequence ATGGCTGACCTCCTCCACAAAGCGATAAGAGCTATGTCCATTGGTGATGATGAAGAGCCCCTTACCCTACCTGATGAACCCCGTTTCCGTGTTATTGATGAGAATGAAACTAGTATCCTTGGCCGCTTGCTGAACCCCGAATGTCAGTCCATGGCTCGAATGATAGACTATATGCCTACAGCGTGGCGTGTTTACGGTCGTGTTCGAGGGATTGCTCTCTCGAAAGACAGGTTCCAGTTTGTTTTCCAGCGAGAGGAAGATCTACAGACGGTCCTCAAAGATAGACCCTGGTCTTATAATCATTGGGCTATGGCTTTGGAGAGATGGACAGCTAACCCTCCTGATGACTTCCTCAAAACGATGGATCTGTGGATTCGGATTAGGCATATCCCAGTGGAGTTCTTCACTACTGATACTATGTACCGCCTGGCGTCAGAGGTTGGAAAAGTTGATGTTATTGCTTACGATCCTAAGGTTTCCCAGACTAAGGACTACATCAGAGCCAAAGTTTGCTTCAACCTGGATAACCCGGCCAAGGCATTCAGAAGATTGAACCTCAAGTCTGGTGGGACGGTGAACATTGAATTTGAATATGAAAAGATTCATAAGAGATGTTTTCACTGTCTGCGCCTTACCCATGAAAAGATCAGATGCCCACTTTTGCGTAGAGGTGGTGTGAAGGAGAAACAAGTATCTAATGACCGAGAGGCATTGCCTGAGCCTCGTCCTAATCTTCCCATTGTGAGATCTTCACTACTGGATGAGGGCCCGCCTGGTTTTCCTCCCATGTTTCCGGAGCTTTCAAAGCAAGACCAAAAAATGGCTATGTTGTATATCTCACATGCTGATGAGACAGAACGCAGAGCTAGAATCGAAAGAGTCAAGCAAGGTATTGCTGATAGTGCTGCTGAAGCTTCGGTCCGTATCACTCGGATTACCAATGAGCTAGACAAAGGAAAAGGCCACGTTTTCTCTTATCAAGACGATACACTGGTCTCTAAAAAACAGAGACCCCTCTTACTTGGAGCTTACTCAGAAGGCTATGTTCAATCTCTGGAGGAAGGTGAGGCTGATTCTTTGGCTACAAATGGCTCCTTTTCGTCTGCTCCCATTGTGGTTCTGTCGGGTTTTCAGCTTGGCCCTTCCTCGGGAGGGCGAGTCTCCGGGAACCAAAATGCCAGCAAGACCCAAAGGAAGAGGCCTCCGTCCTGGAAGAGGAAACTCAATACCATTCGTGCCCAGGCTTCTTATCCTGCTCCTTCTCAGCACCTGAACAAGGCAAAGAGAAAGTCTTCTCCCCCTCCACAGACAGCGTCCGAGAACAAATCTGCAAAGCTTACAGACCCTACGGTGGCTTCCGTATTGAAGCCGCTGCTCCCCCAATGA